In Camelus ferus isolate YT-003-E chromosome 10, BCGSAC_Cfer_1.0, whole genome shotgun sequence, the following proteins share a genomic window:
- the LOC102517859 gene encoding LOW QUALITY PROTEIN: olfactory receptor 491 (The sequence of the model RefSeq protein was modified relative to this genomic sequence to represent the inferred CDS: deleted 2 bases in 2 codons), with protein MEVGNHTGVTEFIFWGLTGDPTLRVIFFVIFLGIYIVTLIGNISIITLIRSCSQLHTPMYLFLSHLAFLDSGCSTSVTPMMLTGLLTHGLAIPVTGCEAQLCSVVMFGTAECFLLAAMAYDRYVAICLPLLYSTHMSPRVCVLLVGASYLGGGVNAWTFTSCLLSLSFCGPNQIDDFFCDFSPLLKLSCSDTSTVEIIPSISSGSIIVVTVFVIALSYTCILITVLKMRSTEGRHKAFSTCTSHLTAVTLYYGTITFIYVMPKSSYSTDQNRVVSIFYTAVIPMLNPLIYSLRNREVKEALRKQLAEYILRIHS; from the exons ATGGAGGTTGGAAACCACACCGGTGTCACAGAGTTCATCTTTTGGGGATTAACAGGGGATCCTACACTTCGTGTCATCTTCTTTGTGATATTTCTAGGAATCTACATTGTCACCTTAATAGGCAATATCAGCATAATCACCTTAATAAGAAGCTGTTCCCAGCTTCACACCCCAATGTACCTCTTCCTCAGCCATTTGGCTTTT CTGGACAGTGGGTGCTCCACATCAGTCACACCTATGATGCTTACAGGACTCCTTACACATGGACTGGCCATCCCTGTCACTGGCTGTGAAGCCCAGCTCTGTTCCGTGGTCATGTTTGGGACAGCCGAGTGCTTCCTGCTGGCtgccatggcctatgaccgctatgtggccatctgcttGCCCCTGCTCTACTCCACCCACATGTCCCCCAGAGTCTGTGTCCTCTTGGTGGGGGCTTCCTATCTGGGCGGGGGTGTGAATGCTTGGACATTTACTAGTTGTTTACTGAGTCTGTCTTTCTGTGGGCCAAATCAGATAGACGactttttctgtgatttctcccCTTTGTTGAAACTTTCCTGCTCAGATACCTCCACTGTTGAAATTATCCCTTCCATCTCTTCAGGATCCATCATCGTGGTCACAGTGTTTGTCATAGCTCTCTCTTACACCTGCATCCTCATCACCGTCCTGAAGATGCGCTCCACTGAAGGGCGACAcaaggccttctccacctgcaccTCTCACCTCACCGCCGTTACTCTCTACTATGGAACTATTACCTTCATTTACGTGATGCCCAAGTCCAGCTATTCAACTGACCAGAACAGAGTGGTGTCCATCTTCTATACAGCGGTGATCCCCATGTTGAACCCCCTCATCTACagtctgaggaacagagaggtaaAGGAAGCCCTGAGAAAG CAACTGGCAGAATATATTCTTAGGATCCATTCTTAG